From one Cytobacillus sp. IB215665 genomic stretch:
- a CDS encoding MFS transporter, producing MSKNRNFLLLWLGQLVSIFGNRFSELVIPLIILHVTDSPLKAGVVAVSTHIAPLLFSIPAGVWIEQRSKKTVALVSELIRALTMFMLVATIFFGTFNLWFVSGILLLTGLAGVFFRISFNAMLPRVVQRQNLVDAHNYLEGADAVSTLVGPALAGIALTVIGGAWTLSIDAFSFLLSFIAIYFLVVKEPVEKAVRNESGKQKINEGLQGVRFLFGNRLQRFITLNHTVLNFSSYAVVLLVIVYASQVLHLNDAQTGLLLSAAGLGNIFGVILMRKVKLVNWNVLYGSLIFISGIGVLLIVLSTSFVPAFIGMFIFDGALSMAFVINGAGRQTVTPTTYLARVSSAGLLISSLVAIVANLFAGGIAQFVNANLGLVICSMILVMNGLIAYNQRSLNKPVSTFETSNELI from the coding sequence ATGTCCAAGAATAGAAACTTTCTACTGTTATGGTTAGGTCAACTCGTTTCGATATTTGGAAATCGTTTTAGTGAGCTTGTCATACCATTAATTATTTTACATGTGACAGACTCACCGTTGAAGGCCGGAGTTGTTGCGGTAAGTACTCACATTGCACCGCTATTATTTTCTATACCAGCAGGTGTTTGGATTGAGCAAAGGTCAAAGAAAACAGTTGCGTTAGTAAGTGAGCTTATTCGAGCATTGACGATGTTTATGTTAGTTGCCACCATATTTTTCGGAACGTTTAATTTATGGTTTGTATCTGGTATCCTGCTATTGACTGGTCTAGCAGGAGTTTTCTTTCGAATTTCATTTAATGCGATGCTACCACGTGTAGTACAACGTCAAAATTTAGTTGATGCACATAATTATTTGGAAGGTGCAGATGCGGTAAGTACTTTAGTAGGTCCTGCTCTGGCAGGTATTGCTTTAACAGTAATTGGTGGAGCATGGACGCTAAGCATTGATGCTTTTTCATTTTTACTATCTTTCATTGCAATATATTTTCTCGTTGTAAAAGAGCCAGTTGAAAAGGCTGTTCGTAACGAGAGTGGAAAACAGAAGATCAATGAGGGGCTACAAGGTGTTAGGTTTTTGTTTGGAAATCGTCTTCAAAGGTTTATAACACTTAATCATACTGTGCTAAACTTTTCATCCTATGCAGTCGTTTTATTGGTCATTGTATATGCTTCACAGGTTTTACACTTAAATGATGCACAAACGGGGCTGCTGCTCTCAGCAGCTGGATTAGGGAATATATTTGGTGTTATTCTCATGCGTAAAGTGAAATTAGTGAACTGGAATGTACTATATGGAAGCCTTATATTTATATCTGGAATAGGAGTTTTATTAATTGTATTATCAACCAGTTTTGTTCCTGCATTTATTGGGATGTTCATCTTTGATGGTGCATTGTCGATGGCATTCGTTATTAACGGTGCAGGTAGACAAACAGTTACTCCAACAACTTATTTGGCAAGGGTAAGTAGCGCTGGGTTACTTATTTCAAGTTTAGTAGCAATTGTAGCTAATCTGTTTGCTGGTGGAATCGCGCAATTTGTTAACGCAAATTTAGGACTTGTAATCTGTTCAATGATCTTAGTGATGAATGGTCTCATAGCATATAACCAGAGGAGCTTAAATAAACCCGTTTCTACCTTTGAAACGAGTAATGAATTAATATAA
- a CDS encoding MFS transporter translates to MKSKSFKYLWIGQSFADVGDVLYIVALISLLYSSTGSPFYLAFLPFAITFARFISGIFAPILINRLKLKSLLVSSQVIKTVLLLLLSLYVYMQIEAMSPFIVITFAFTISFFDGWANPARDAMLPRLVSSKELVRANSFLASVDQIIQLGGWAFGGILVAAISGSYVIWLTLLLYLVSTLMMFGIIDETRHEISKDKEEAFWYVLKEGWAIIWRNPSLRNIHVMLFIESIAHVVWIAAILYVFVYEVLQESEKWWGYINVSFFVGLLIGSVVGMKFSTMIEKHMTKTIIMTSFVVSVIPFLFGANSNAWIALIISAMFGLFEQIKGISLQTGIQQSTSADMLPKVYAAQSALTAITFGLSTLFFGYISEQYNIRVVFILAGILLVMSAIYALKNKNSLEVKKVD, encoded by the coding sequence ATGAAAAGTAAATCATTTAAGTATTTATGGATAGGTCAATCATTTGCAGATGTTGGCGATGTCCTTTATATTGTTGCGCTAATATCTTTACTATACAGTTCCACTGGCTCGCCATTCTATTTAGCCTTCTTACCTTTTGCAATTACTTTTGCCAGGTTTATAAGTGGAATTTTTGCACCAATATTAATTAATCGTTTAAAGTTAAAATCATTACTAGTAAGCTCTCAAGTAATTAAAACAGTGTTGTTATTATTATTGTCGCTTTATGTGTATATGCAAATTGAAGCGATGTCTCCATTTATTGTTATCACATTTGCTTTTACCATTTCTTTCTTTGATGGATGGGCAAATCCGGCTCGGGATGCTATGTTACCGAGGCTTGTAAGTTCTAAAGAACTGGTTAGAGCAAATAGCTTTCTTGCAAGTGTAGATCAGATTATACAGTTAGGTGGCTGGGCTTTCGGAGGCATTTTGGTAGCAGCAATAAGTGGCTCATATGTGATATGGCTGACCTTGTTGTTATATTTAGTGTCGACATTGATGATGTTTGGTATTATTGACGAAACTCGGCACGAAATAAGTAAGGATAAAGAGGAAGCCTTTTGGTATGTGCTAAAAGAAGGATGGGCAATCATTTGGAGGAATCCTTCTCTTAGAAATATTCATGTTATGCTGTTTATAGAATCAATTGCTCATGTAGTATGGATTGCTGCTATTCTTTACGTGTTCGTCTATGAAGTCTTACAAGAATCTGAAAAATGGTGGGGCTATATTAATGTAAGTTTCTTTGTCGGTCTTTTAATTGGCAGTGTAGTTGGAATGAAATTCTCTACTATGATCGAAAAACATATGACAAAGACAATTATTATGACATCATTTGTAGTAAGTGTCATTCCATTTCTTTTTGGTGCTAATTCAAATGCTTGGATTGCTCTTATTATATCAGCTATGTTTGGATTATTTGAACAAATAAAGGGAATCAGCTTACAAACAGGCATACAACAAAGTACCTCTGCAGATATGTTACCAAAGGTATACGCAGCTCAAAGTGCGTTAACTGCGATAACATTTGGTCTATCAACACTATTTTTTGGTTACATTTCAGAGCAATACAATATAAGGGTTGTTTTTATTTTAGCAGGTATATTATTGGTTATGTCAGCAATATAT
- a CDS encoding SAM-dependent methyltransferase — translation MYSFKPIAYVKNNREKIADDNWGDVLSLIELTEEFSEESLLGIEEFSHVDVIFLFDKVADSHTHFSARHPRNNQNYPKVGIFAQRGKDRPNKLGLTTVKLVKREGMTLFVTGLDAIHNTPIIDIKPVMEEFLPKGTIKQPRWSRDLMTNYWKV, via the coding sequence ATGTATTCATTTAAGCCGATCGCTTACGTTAAAAATAATAGAGAAAAAATAGCAGATGACAATTGGGGAGATGTTTTATCATTAATAGAATTAACAGAAGAGTTTTCAGAAGAGAGCTTATTAGGAATTGAAGAATTTTCTCACGTTGACGTCATCTTTTTATTCGATAAGGTAGCTGATAGTCATACCCACTTCTCAGCAAGACACCCCCGCAATAATCAGAACTATCCAAAGGTCGGCATCTTTGCTCAGCGTGGTAAAGACCGCCCGAACAAACTTGGCTTAACTACTGTGAAGTTAGTGAAACGAGAAGGCATGACACTGTTTGTGACAGGCCTAGATGCAATTCATAACACACCAATCATAGACATCAAGCCTGTTATGGAAGAGTTTTTACCTAAAGGAACAATTAAACAGCCGAGATGGTCAAGAGATTTAATGACAAATTATTGGAAAGTATAA
- a CDS encoding DUF4037 domain-containing protein, translated as MELLQIAEEMGAIYKQNPKVEAIILAGSVSRNLHDEHSDIELHILWKTPPEDKDRKKPIEQVNGRILSYYPFEEEEWSESYVINAGVKLEISNFLTTTVENIISDIVDNHEIDYVKQCLVASVNDGGSIYGHNIIASLKNRVAKYPLELAKRMISENLSFSNKWANRHALLYRQDWLMLYEVICEIQKNLYGVLFGLNNIYVHHPAFKWMNYNIKSMHLKPQNLYNRMTTILVGSPNNSVVELEKLIEEIIDLIEEQIPELDISKQKERIGYVK; from the coding sequence ATGGAATTATTGCAAATAGCAGAAGAAATGGGAGCAATCTATAAACAAAATCCAAAAGTGGAAGCGATTATTTTGGCGGGATCAGTGTCAAGGAATTTACATGATGAACACTCAGATATTGAATTGCATATATTGTGGAAGACGCCTCCAGAAGATAAAGATCGTAAAAAGCCAATAGAACAAGTAAATGGAAGAATATTGTCCTACTATCCTTTTGAAGAGGAAGAGTGGTCTGAATCCTATGTAATAAATGCTGGAGTAAAATTAGAAATAAGTAACTTTTTAACGACCACAGTTGAAAATATTATTTCTGACATAGTAGATAACCATGAAATTGATTATGTAAAGCAATGCCTAGTAGCATCGGTAAATGATGGAGGAAGTATATATGGTCATAACATAATAGCATCATTAAAGAATAGAGTTGCAAAGTATCCGTTAGAGTTAGCTAAACGAATGATTTCTGAAAACCTATCGTTTAGTAACAAGTGGGCTAATCGACATGCACTTTTATATCGTCAAGATTGGCTTATGCTATATGAGGTAATTTGTGAAATTCAAAAGAATTTGTACGGTGTGTTGTTCGGTTTAAATAATATATATGTTCATCATCCTGCTTTCAAATGGATGAACTACAATATTAAATCCATGCACCTTAAACCTCAAAATCTATATAACAGAATGACAACTATTCTTGTTGGAAGTCCAAATAACAGTGTGGTGGAATTGGAAAAATTAATTGAAGAGATCATTGATTTAATAGAGGAACAAATACCAGAATTAGATATTAGTAAACAAAAAGAACGTATTGGTTATGTGAAATAA